The following nucleotide sequence is from Mesobacillus jeotgali.
AACAACTACCGGAATTCCTTTTTCCCTGGCGACGTCCGCGACCACCTCCAGGTCAACGAGTCTCATTGTAGGATTAATCGGCGTCTCGATATAGATGACTCTTGTCTCTGGGGTAATGGCAGCCAATACTTCTTCTCTTGTCGACATCATTGAAAAATCATGGTTAATCTCATATTTTTCTTTCATGAGCTGCAGAAGTCCAAACGTACACCCATACACTCCCTGTGAGCAGAGAATATGGTCACCTGTGCGTGTCAGTGCTACCAGTATCGCAGAGACAGCAGCCATCCCTGAAGCGAACGCAAGGGCTTTCTCCCCTTTTTCAATCGTCGCCATCCTTTCTTCAAGCATCGCAACCGTAGGGTTTCCAAGACGAGAATAGATGAATCCTTCCTCTTCCCCGGCAAAGCGCCTTTCTCCCTGTTCAGCAGTATCGAAAGTGAACGTACTAGTCTGAAATAATGGAGGCGCAAGGCTTCCCCTGAATTCGTCCGATTTATATCCGGAATGGATTACTTCTGTTTCGAATCTTTTCTCTCCCATTATGATTCCTCCTATTTGTTCTGTAAACGCTTACAATTTACCCCCATTATCAGGATATGACATTTACCCCTTTATTGAAAGTAATTTCTCTCACACCTCGACAAAAAGTCCTGTGGTTCATTAAACGAAAAAAGCACTCATTCCTGAGTGCTGACAAGAAAAGCTTTTGCGCCTTGGTCAGCCCCGACAAGCGCTGGAGAGCCGCCCTATGAAGTCGTTCTTTGACTTCATAGGGCGGCTTGAAGCGCTCGAGGGGCTTGGCGCTTGAGCTGGACAATTCTCAAAGTGAAGTTACACATTGTCACTAAAGCAAGATTGTTCTTCATTCTGGACGACTACTTTATTTTTACCTGACCCCTTTGCCAGATATAAAGCCTGGTCGGCCCTTTTAAAAACTGTCTTGGTCGTGTCCTCCTGTCCCCTGATCCATGTGGAGACACCGCATGAAACAGTGACATTCGGGTTCGTATTTTTTTCAACTTTATCTACCAGTCTATTCGCGATTTTGACACCAGTCTCGAGAGGGGCACCTGGCAAATAAATCGCCAGCTCCTCCCCGCCCCATCTTGCACCTATGTCTGTTCCGCGGATATTTTGGGCGATCTGGCGAGCCAGCTGGATGAGTACTTCGTCTCCAACCTGGTGGCCATATTGATCATTAACACTTTTAAAATTATCAACATCAATCAAAATAAAGGTTCCCTGTTGGTCTTCAAGCATGGAAAGATTCATTTTTTCATCTAAATACCCTCGAGAATACAGCTTCGTCAAATGATCCGTTACAACCATTTTCTCCAGCTCTTCTCGAAGCATCGAATTGGTGAAAGCCAAAGTTGAATGGTGAATAAGAGACTGGAGCAGCTTGAATGTATCAAACGCAAAGTGATAAGGCTCTTCATGCATGACAAGAGCAAATCCCTTTAATTCACCGCTTTGGATCATCGGAACACCCATTACCGAGTGGAAATGCAAGGGAGCGTCCTCACGATCTGAAGAGATATCTCCCAGGAACAATGGCTCCATATCCTGACGGATTCGATGGGCAACGCTCAATATGTAGCTGGAAGCCTCCTTTGAAAAGAAAAAGCTTGTGCTGCCCTGGAGGACAGAGTAATCTTCATGTTCATCGTCAAGCATAATGAAACCGACTTCCTGGGCATTAAAGGACTTGATGATTTGCCCGCAGATAAATTTCATGGTATCTGTCAGGCGCAAACTTGTGTTCAACTGATGTGAAGTTTCATTGATCAGCTGCAAGTCGGAAATCAATTTCCTGGATTGCTCATAAAGCTTGGCATTTTCCAGTGCACTCCCGGCAGTATTGGCGAGAAGCTTGATGAACTCTACTTCATTTTGCGGGAAAACCAGTGAGTTTGGGGCTATGACCTGCAAGACACCGTAAACACCCTGTTTTCCTTTCAAAGGGGCGTACATGATTGAATTTTTTTCTGAGACAGAGTCCTCGAACTGGATCTGTCCGCTTACATACGACTGCATCGCCGTCAGGTTATCGCTATCGTATTCAAGGTCTCTGACCGGTAAGCCCCCATATCCCTTATGATCATGGGACAACAGCAGGTAATAGGTGAAAGAAGGGTATACTTCCTTTAATGTGGAAATGATTTCACCAAGAACGGCATCCATGTCCATCGTTGAATGGAATTTCTTCGTAACCCTGAATAATTGCTTGTACCTTTTTTCTTCTTCCATTGTTTCCGCCAGGCTTCGCACTCTCTCAATGAACACATTGCATTCATAAGATAGCTTATTGAAGAAGAAGTCCGATAATCGGTTTAGGAAGTCGCTGTCCATTTGGAAGCCAAACAGACCCTTTGGTTTTTCATTATCTTTCAAAACCAGCAACAGTTCATGCTGAGGCATGGATTCTGGATATTTAATGAAGGCATAAGGTTTAGCTGCCAGCTCATTCACCAGACAATGTGGAAAAGTCTCCAACCCACCTTCATTAGTCGATAGACGGGTTGTGGCCTCCAGGAACATCCCTTCTTTCCATTCCTGGCAGCTGTAAAAGTCGACCACATCGGCTTGCAGAAGTTCTTTTAAAATAGCCGTCATTTGCGAGAGAACCTCTGAGGAAGAAAAAGAAAATCTGCCAGTGCTGATCAAATCGAAAAATTTACTTTTCAGTTCTAATATAATTTCCCGTTCTAATAATTCTTCCATATATATCACCTGATTTAAAATCACTTAACAGCGATTTGTAAGTAGCTGTTTTGACAGGCAGCTGCCTGAATAAACTAAAATGATTCATCACGCGGCAAGGTAATATCCAAATATTTGAAAAATAAAACAATTACTATTCATTATACCATAGACCTAGTAAAATAGTATGATATAAAAGACAAACTTTTCAGAGGAAAAGATAGATAATCAGAGGCTTAAATTTCAATATAGACTTGACTTCTACACATAATAAATTATATAATACTCTTTGTGTAAAATATCGCAGCCTATGTGGTCTACATTATGTATGTATTTTGTTCCTCAAACTATGTTTGATGGTGTATCTCGTAACCCGCTGCTGCTAGGGCGAAGGTACATGAAAACAAAATACCCATAAATGTTTAATCACAATCTGTTTTTATTTTACAAAATAAAAACTAAGGAGGAGTCATTCATGGCTCGTTATACCGGCCCAAGCTGGAAACTATCCCGCCGTCTTGGAATTTCACTAAGCGGTACAGGTAAAGAATTAGAAAAACGCCCTTACGCACCAGGTCCTCATGGTCCTAACCAGCGTAAAAAGCTTTCCGAATACGGATTGCAACTTCAAGAGAAGCAAAAGCTTCGCCACATGTACGGAGTTACTGAGCGCCAGTTCCGTAACTTGTTCGACAAAGCAGGCAAAATGCCTGGTAAGCACGGCGAAAACTTCATGATTCTTCTTGAAGCACGCCTTGACAACGTTGTTTACCGTCTTGGTCTTGCTCGCACTCGTCGTGCAGCTCGCCAGTTAGTAAACCACGGTCACATCATGGTTGATGGTGCACGCGTAGATATCCCATCTTACCGCGTAGCTCCTGGCCAGACAATCACACTTCGTGAAAAGTCACGCAACCTTGATGTAGTTAAAGAAGCAATCGAAGTAAACAACTTCGTACCTGACTTCTTGACTTTCGACGCAGACAAGCTAGAAGGAACTTTCACTCGCATGCCTGAGCGTTCTGAACTTCCAGCTGAAATCAACGAAGCTCTTATCGTTGAATTCTACTCTCGTTAATAGAGTGCTTAAAGAACCCCAGCCGATTTGGCTGGGGTTTTTGTTTTGGCGCAGAAAAAGTGTAAAAATTCACCGTTTGCGAATAAACTATTGATTTTTGCGAATAAATTTCTTTTTTTGCGAATAAAGTCATAAATTTTGCGAATAAACCTTCCATTTTTGCGTTTAAAAGTATTACATAAACCAAAATAACTTAAAAACAGCCACCTGGGTTCATCCAAGATGGCTGTTTTCTGCATCTAATGAGCTGTTTTTTCATATGATGCAACAAACTCTAGTACTTAATCATAAAGTATTTCTTTTTACCGCGTCGGACAATCGTGAACTGGTCTTCTATTTTGTCTGCATCGCTTAGTACATAAGCAGTATCAGTGACGCGTTCTCCGTTTAGAGAGACAGCGCCGTTTGAAACATCTTCACGTGCCTGGCGCTTGGAAGGAGAGATTTTTGCTGCAACGAGCAAATCGACTAGTCCTTGTTCTTCTTCCCCTTCTACTGTAAAAGAAGGAACGTCCTTGAAGCCTTGCTTGATTTCGTCAGCGCTCAGGTTTTTAATGTCACCGCTGAAAAGGGCCGCTGAAATCCTGATTGCCTGCTGTAAAGATTCTTCTCCGTGGATCATGCGTGTCATTTCTTCAGCAAGGGCTTTTTGTGCCTTGCGCAGATGCGGCTCTTCCTTAACAGCCTTTTCCAGC
It contains:
- a CDS encoding sensor domain-containing diguanylate cyclase — protein: MEELLEREIILELKSKFFDLISTGRFSFSSSEVLSQMTAILKELLQADVVDFYSCQEWKEGMFLEATTRLSTNEGGLETFPHCLVNELAAKPYAFIKYPESMPQHELLLVLKDNEKPKGLFGFQMDSDFLNRLSDFFFNKLSYECNVFIERVRSLAETMEEEKRYKQLFRVTKKFHSTMDMDAVLGEIISTLKEVYPSFTYYLLLSHDHKGYGGLPVRDLEYDSDNLTAMQSYVSGQIQFEDSVSEKNSIMYAPLKGKQGVYGVLQVIAPNSLVFPQNEVEFIKLLANTAGSALENAKLYEQSRKLISDLQLINETSHQLNTSLRLTDTMKFICGQIIKSFNAQEVGFIMLDDEHEDYSVLQGSTSFFFSKEASSYILSVAHRIRQDMEPLFLGDISSDREDAPLHFHSVMGVPMIQSGELKGFALVMHEEPYHFAFDTFKLLQSLIHHSTLAFTNSMLREELEKMVVTDHLTKLYSRGYLDEKMNLSMLEDQQGTFILIDVDNFKSVNDQYGHQVGDEVLIQLARQIAQNIRGTDIGARWGGEELAIYLPGAPLETGVKIANRLVDKVEKNTNPNVTVSCGVSTWIRGQEDTTKTVFKRADQALYLAKGSGKNKVVVQNEEQSCFSDNV
- the rpsD gene encoding 30S ribosomal protein S4; protein product: MARYTGPSWKLSRRLGISLSGTGKELEKRPYAPGPHGPNQRKKLSEYGLQLQEKQKLRHMYGVTERQFRNLFDKAGKMPGKHGENFMILLEARLDNVVYRLGLARTRRAARQLVNHGHIMVDGARVDIPSYRVAPGQTITLREKSRNLDVVKEAIEVNNFVPDFLTFDADKLEGTFTRMPERSELPAEINEALIVEFYSR